In one Thermococcus celericrescens genomic region, the following are encoded:
- a CDS encoding thioredoxin family protein codes for MIVEYDGKFEFESRKTVLWFSIPGCPPCRIVESFMEDLSGEFPEIKVVHINAEEWNDLVNRFDVLNVPTLIYLTDGKEVGRQNLIRKKEEVLIRFEELRRL; via the coding sequence ATGATAGTCGAATACGACGGAAAGTTTGAGTTTGAGTCTAGAAAAACCGTCCTGTGGTTTTCCATTCCGGGCTGTCCGCCGTGCAGGATAGTCGAAAGCTTCATGGAGGATCTCAGCGGGGAGTTTCCCGAGATAAAGGTCGTTCACATCAACGCCGAGGAATGGAACGACCTTGTGAATCGCTTTGATGTTCTCAACGTCCCGACGCTGATTTACCTTACGGACGGAAAAGAGGTTGGGAGGCAGAACCTCATAAGGAAAAAGGAGGAGGTTCTCATAAGGTTTGAGGAGCTCAGGAGGCTCTGA
- a CDS encoding DUF4932 domain-containing protein, translating into MKKLASVVLVFLVVMASGCVGTTGEKVQGGETKSPTTASMQEHTSDTPVSISLSDRLHVEIDPRVELVAIIYRLSDSSWYREHVDPAVLGVTPGSYRYIRDVDEYFGPYRNLTAVKMVPQMIEEGIDYDAIPEFAIHLSPTDFSKAMPWDDMLRLRPFLDAKKLDEFAEAVAEFAEETDFWRFYREHEEFYNRTLETFVGENPGLVELVEFEEDFFGKNTSSWHIVPMPLFCCHGFGYHIESGSNMSVYAFLGFGEVAGGIPHVYATVGGSSFLAHEFAHSFVNPAVDQHYELFEPYEALFDPVAEKLREMAYPNFKVMLYETLVRAFEAYYLNATGRPDRAMLSLSRNKVFYFVDDVYRAYADDYARHRDMYRTFDDFMPELAKVIARVYNETNGGKNVVIPLTVDDFLNAAKEGGVIVAYDDGSSAGNLARFIYDSFRRMGVDAELKAVSSLTPEDMRKNLALVLLSNSTLLPELQRNAPVIVNGTTVYSRESGETYSGSLRVFEVIENPWNPDAIVLMVIATDKRALGSIHIYRHLTYSIRDALDDLLESG; encoded by the coding sequence GTGAAAAAGCTTGCATCTGTTGTGCTGGTATTCCTCGTGGTGATGGCGAGCGGATGCGTGGGGACTACGGGCGAAAAGGTCCAGGGAGGGGAAACGAAAAGCCCAACGACCGCCTCCATGCAGGAACATACTTCAGACACGCCGGTTTCAATCTCCCTCTCGGATCGCCTTCACGTGGAGATAGACCCCAGGGTCGAGCTAGTGGCGATAATCTACAGGCTCTCAGACTCAAGCTGGTACAGGGAGCACGTTGATCCGGCGGTACTCGGCGTCACCCCCGGGAGCTACCGCTACATCAGGGACGTGGACGAGTACTTTGGCCCCTATAGAAACCTGACGGCGGTTAAAATGGTCCCGCAGATGATTGAAGAGGGAATCGACTACGACGCGATTCCAGAGTTCGCTATCCACCTGAGCCCGACGGACTTCTCAAAGGCAATGCCCTGGGACGATATGCTTCGATTGAGGCCGTTTTTGGACGCCAAAAAGCTCGATGAGTTTGCGGAGGCCGTTGCAGAGTTCGCAGAGGAGACTGACTTCTGGAGGTTCTACCGCGAGCACGAGGAGTTCTACAACAGAACGCTTGAAACGTTTGTGGGAGAAAATCCTGGGCTGGTCGAACTCGTTGAGTTTGAGGAGGACTTCTTCGGGAAAAACACCTCTTCATGGCACATCGTGCCGATGCCCCTCTTCTGCTGCCATGGCTTTGGATACCACATAGAAAGCGGGAGCAATATGAGTGTATACGCATTTCTGGGCTTTGGGGAGGTGGCAGGCGGAATCCCCCATGTTTATGCCACGGTGGGCGGCTCCAGCTTCCTGGCCCACGAGTTCGCCCACAGCTTCGTTAATCCAGCGGTTGATCAGCACTACGAGCTCTTCGAGCCCTACGAGGCGCTCTTTGATCCCGTCGCCGAGAAGCTGAGGGAGATGGCCTATCCCAACTTTAAAGTGATGCTCTACGAGACCCTGGTGAGGGCGTTCGAGGCCTACTACCTCAACGCCACGGGCAGACCAGATAGGGCCATGCTGTCCTTGAGCCGCAACAAGGTCTTTTACTTCGTAGACGATGTTTACCGGGCGTACGCTGATGACTACGCGAGGCATAGGGACATGTACAGAACCTTCGATGACTTCATGCCCGAACTCGCCAAGGTCATTGCGAGGGTTTACAACGAAACAAACGGAGGAAAGAACGTCGTGATTCCGCTGACGGTTGATGACTTCCTGAACGCTGCAAAGGAGGGGGGCGTTATCGTGGCTTACGATGATGGTTCCTCCGCAGGGAATCTGGCCAGGTTCATATACGACTCCTTTAGACGAATGGGTGTCGATGCCGAGCTGAAGGCAGTATCGAGTTTAACGCCCGAGGACATGAGGAAAAACCTGGCGTTAGTACTGCTATCAAACAGCACCCTTCTTCCCGAGCTCCAGAGGAACGCTCCCGTCATCGTCAACGGCACGACCGTTTACAGCAGAGAGAGTGGTGAGACGTACTCCGGATCGCTGCGGGTCTTCGAGGTGATCGAAAATCCATGGAATCCTGACGCGATTGTGCTGATGGTGATAGCCACCGACAAAAGGGCGCTCGGCAGCATACACATTTACCGGCACTTAACGTACAGCATCAGGGATGCCCTTGATGACCTGCTTGAGAGCGGCTGA